Genomic segment of Candidatus Chlorohelix allophototropha:
TATTGCCATTGATACCGGTCAGAATATTGTTAAAATCATGGGCAATACCACCCGCCAGTACGCCGAGGGATTCCAAATTGTTAGCTTTGAGACGTTCCTCGTCAATTTTGCGCCTTTCGGTAACGTCATGGAAAATGAGAACCGCACCGAGGGAGTTATTGTGTTGTTGTCCCGGTATGAGCGAGATAGTATAGTTGACATAACATTCCTTATCGGTGCGGCTTAACAGTGTAAAATCCTCGGCGCTGGTGATAACTGGTTTATCGGGTTTGAGATTTTGGAAGGGGGCTTGGGTGGGAAATCTGGTTTTGTGATCAAGTAGACAAAATACTTCGGCTAGTGGCATACCTCTAGCTTCCACCTGTGTCCACCCGGTGAGTTTCTCGGCGACATTATTAATAAGCTCGATGTGTCCGGTGCGCCCGATGGTGATGATGCCCTCACCGCTGGAGTCGAGGGTGATAGCCAGCTTTTCTTTCTCCATTTCTAGGGCTAGGTTAGCATATTCTAACTCTCGGTTGCGTCCTTGGATACTAACGATAAAATGCTGTATTTCCTGGCTGAAAAAAGAAGCCACTAACCCGACTGTGACCAGCACTGTCAGTGTTAAGGAGACGAGTATTTGCATATCCTCCGAATGCTCGGTGCGGTAGATTTCGAGCTGTGGGATACCCACCAGTAATAGCCACAGGCTATCGGCAACTGCAAGCCCCATAACCAGACTCACCGTGCGTTTGGAAAGCATTATCCCGGCTAAGGCTACCGGAACTGCTAGCAAAGAGGGGGCGGCTCCTGCCGATACAATTTCACCGGTAGGCATGATGGAGAGGATATGTAAAACAACAAATAAAGTTGCTACCAGTGAAGGGGCTACCAACCGGACTTTGCCCTTGCGGTTAAGAAAATAGATGAACAATAGTAATGCAACCATCACCACTACTATTATTCCCAGCAGATAGGTGCCGCTAAATATAACTGTCCCGATGTTGAGTAGCGTTATGGTCAGTAAGATTAAGATAAACCAGTTTAGCAAACGCCCCCGGCGAGCATCATCTGGATTTGAAGCCCGGCAGGTCAGCAACCAATCAAGCATGTAGTTCTCCTGCGGCTGGCAACTCTGGGCTGAGACGCGCGAGATAAAAATTACACCCGAAATTCTGAACGGGATTAATTAATCCCTGTTTAATAATACAACCTAAGTATTACATTACCCATTAAATTATTCACAGATGGGAAAATCCGTTGCAAATTCTAGTTTGTTTTATTTTGAAGTATCCTTCCTAAACCTCTTTTACGGTATAATAGCTTTGCTTCCTATTATTAACACCGTTATCATATCGCCGATATTTTATGGCAAAAGAAAGCATGCCTGAACAAGCTCTAATAAAAGCACGCCGCTGCCTGAATATAACGGAAGAGTTCATCCTATGACAGCTACGGTAATGACGGTGGTAATTTGCGCTCCCGAAGACCAACCCATTCGGGATGAGCTTCTCCAGTTCTTTTCACCCCTTATACGGCAAGGCGATATTTCGGTTTGGCCCGAGCTTCAATTATTCTCGGATATGGCGCAAGTAAAAAAGCTGCTTTTAGAGAAGGCGCACCAAGCTGACCTACTTGTTTTTATCGTTAGCCCGGAATTTCTGGATGATGAGTTCTTTTACACTGAACTGATCAAGGGTTTGGTGGATGGTGGTACCTTGCGTATAATTCCCGTAATTCTCAAGGATTGTCTGTGGTGGGAAACACCCCTTGAAAAACTGAGCGTCTTGCCGAAGGAAGTCAATCAGAAGAAGGGCGAATTATTACCGGATTATTTGGGCAGAAAAACAAAGCGAGAGCGGGTTTTGTGCCAGGTTGGTCTTGACTTGTTGGTAGTAATCAAAGAGGCGCGAGTCAAGAAAGCGACACAACCGCCACCCCTACTTGCAGAAGCGGTAACAGAAACCAGACATTTGGATGCTGCCCTACCTTCCGAAGTAGAGGTGAACGAGCGTGTGCATTTGCTGGCGATGTTGCGTACTGAAACTTCCTTGGGTTTACGGGAATACTTGTCCAATATTGAAAAGCAAGAGGCTTTCGGCATCAAACCGGAGCAAGTGGTAACGCCGGGCAAAGTAGAAATAGAGTATCCCAAAGATACAGTCGGGCAAGTGTTACCCGTAGAATTATTGGTGCGGGTAAGCAGTAAGGATTTTGAGCTTGAAAAGAGCGAGGAACGAGTAACATTAACTCTACAAAAGGATTCTATACCATGCATCTTTCCGCTCAAACCGCTAAAGCTTGGAACTCTTGAAATTAATTTGAAGGTGAGCAGCCTTGAGGAAGCGATGTTCTTTGAAACAATCCTTACAGCCGAGTGCGTTGTTACGGCGGAAACAGCTAGCTTCACAATAAAAGGAGCGAATAGTATCGGTGTTCTTCCTTCTATCACTCTCACGGAAGAACCTTTGAAAAAAGCCCACGAAGAAAAGGAGATTCTGGAACCACAATCCGCTAGATATATTTCACCCGCTACTCCACCTCAGTTTGAAATTCAAAGAGAGGGCAAATGGAAAGAACTGCCCTCCCTATCTCAAAATCCCTTTCCGCGTCCCAGTAGCCCA
This window contains:
- a CDS encoding ATP-binding protein, translated to MLDWLLTCRASNPDDARRGRLLNWFILILLTITLLNIGTVIFSGTYLLGIIVVVMVALLLFIYFLNRKGKVRLVAPSLVATLFVVLHILSIMPTGEIVSAGAAPSLLAVPVALAGIMLSKRTVSLVMGLAVADSLWLLLVGIPQLEIYRTEHSEDMQILVSLTLTVLVTVGLVASFFSQEIQHFIVSIQGRNRELEYANLALEMEKEKLAITLDSSGEGIITIGRTGHIELINNVAEKLTGWTQVEARGMPLAEVFCLLDHKTRFPTQAPFQNLKPDKPVITSAEDFTLLSRTDKECYVNYTISLIPGQQHNNSLGAVLIFHDVTERRKIDEERLKANNLESLGVLAGGIAHDFNNILTGINGNIALARNDLNPSQDAYNSLKAAEAATMRARDLAKQLLTFAIGGAPVKQTARLNEIILETAHFVLHGSRVEGNFDIPSSLWAVEVDPGQISQVIQNLVLNAAQAMPEGGKVSVEAANVTLTAGSVPLLEAGDFVKIRVQDQGYGIKPDVMDKIFNPYFSTKAHNSGMGLAVCYSIIRKHDGQILVESEPGKGTTMTLYLPKSNQELKEKAIEVPPKDTQKDKHLRVLIMDDEVMIREVATKALTRKGYQVSTVEDGNLAIEEYQKALEEGRPYKVVIMDLTIPGGVGGKEATQKLLKLDPKAKVVVSSGYSTDPVMAHYEEYGFAGILYKPFNLSSLEQIIQVVSQD